The following coding sequences lie in one Isoptericola variabilis 225 genomic window:
- a CDS encoding glycosyltransferase family 2 protein has protein sequence MKLFVQIPCLNEEETLPLVLATIPREIEGIDEIEILVIDDGSTDRTVEVARALGVKHFVRHTRNMGLARSFRDGVDYALKHGADIVVNTDGDNQYPQERIADLVQPLLRGEADIAIADRQTATIAHFSPFKKAMQKVGSEVVNFAAGTDLPDAASGFRAYSRASLMHLNVITQFSYCMETIIQAGNKRLRIASVPITTNPKTRESRLFKNIWQHMGKSGQAISRSYIMFKPHTVFVTLGLIFLVAALVPFVRFLVLWLLGDAGGHIQSLIFGTAMLVGSLLCFALLVIADLQKTNRVLLEETLERLKEIQYGTVYGTGDLRAAIDGHRPTSRPVPLALDAVLPGALGGDGTSSDELSAADRARPAR, from the coding sequence ATGAAGCTCTTCGTCCAGATTCCCTGCCTCAACGAGGAAGAGACGCTCCCCCTCGTGCTCGCGACGATCCCGCGGGAGATCGAGGGCATCGACGAGATCGAGATCCTCGTGATCGACGACGGATCGACCGACCGTACGGTCGAGGTCGCACGCGCTCTCGGCGTCAAGCACTTCGTCCGCCACACGCGGAACATGGGCCTCGCCCGCTCGTTCCGCGACGGTGTGGACTACGCGCTCAAGCACGGTGCCGACATCGTCGTCAACACCGACGGCGACAACCAGTACCCGCAGGAGCGCATCGCCGACCTCGTGCAGCCGCTCCTGCGCGGCGAGGCCGACATCGCGATCGCCGACCGCCAGACGGCCACGATCGCGCACTTCTCGCCGTTCAAGAAGGCCATGCAGAAGGTCGGGTCCGAGGTCGTGAACTTCGCGGCAGGCACGGACCTTCCGGACGCCGCGAGCGGGTTCCGGGCGTACTCGCGGGCATCGCTCATGCACCTCAACGTCATCACGCAGTTCAGCTACTGCATGGAGACGATCATCCAGGCCGGCAACAAGCGCCTGCGGATTGCGAGCGTCCCCATCACGACCAACCCCAAGACCCGCGAGTCCCGGCTGTTCAAGAACATCTGGCAGCACATGGGCAAGTCCGGGCAGGCGATCAGCCGGTCGTACATCATGTTCAAGCCCCACACGGTCTTCGTGACGCTGGGCCTGATCTTCCTCGTGGCGGCGCTCGTCCCGTTCGTCCGGTTCCTCGTCCTGTGGCTGCTCGGCGACGCCGGCGGGCACATCCAGTCGCTGATCTTCGGCACGGCCATGCTCGTCGGGTCGCTGCTGTGCTTCGCGCTCCTCGTGATCGCGGACCTCCAGAAGACCAATCGCGTGCTGCTCGAGGAGACGCTCGAGCGGCTCAAGGAGATCCAGTACGGCACCGTGTACGGGACGGGCGACCTGCGGGCCGCGATCGACGGCCACCGCCCGACCTCGCGTCCGGTGCCGCTGGCCCTGGACGCCGTCCTGCCCGGCGCACTGGGAGGAGACGGGACGTCGTCGGACGAGCTGTCCGCGGCGGACCGCGCGCGGCCGGCTCGATGA